A genomic segment from Gossypium hirsutum isolate 1008001.06 chromosome D04, Gossypium_hirsutum_v2.1, whole genome shotgun sequence encodes:
- the LOC107897992 gene encoding uncharacterized protein, which yields MAVSIDMEKPLTSQVSINGRMQQVEFEALPTVCFSCGNYGHPKSSCFSSLTDRNIHGGKEDSPKAMDKEADPAAAAADAFGPWMVVQRKSRRNQAGKRNQKAKVAEGNLAGSRFAALNSLDKQPVDLGTENSGLKEITFKQGEFIKKLKENRPRSSSGLLVEGNKGKEVLGQGSFIGSAEQTSGLAYLGDEQKITGQGLTRDRLLLGDNIGSNLDGAQLISTAKSNMGI from the coding sequence ATGGCTGTGTCGATAGATATGGAAAAGCCACTTACCTCGCAAGTCTCGATCAACGGCAGGATGCAACAGGTGGAATTCGAAGCTCTTCCCACGGTATGTTTTTCTTGTGGCAACTATGGCCATCCAAAAAGctcttgtttttcttctttgaCAGATCGGAACATACACGGTGGTAAGGAGGACTCACCTAAGGCGATGGACAAGGAAGCAGATCCGGCGGCGGCGGCGGCAGACGCCTTTGGTCCGTGGATGGTAGTCCAGCGCAAATCAAGGCGCAATCAGGCTGGAAAACGAAATCAGAAGGCGAAAGTTGCGGAAGGAAATCTGGCTGGCTCCAGATTCGCGGCGTTAAACTCTCTAGACAAACAACCAGTAGATTTGGGGACTGAAAATTCGGGGTTGAAGGAGATTACTTTTAAACAAGGAGAatttattaagaaattaaaagagaatAGGCCTCGGTCAAGTTCTGGGTTGCTGGTTGAAGGAAATAAGGGTAAGGAGGTATTGGGTCAAGGCAGTTTTATTGGGTCTGCTGAACAGACTAGTGGTCTGGCTTATTTGGGTGATGAACAGAAAATAACGGGACAAGGCCTGACGCGGGACAGACTGCTTTTAGGGGATAATATTGGGTCTAACTTAGACGGAGCCCAATTAATTTCTACAGCTAAATCGAATATGGGAATTTAG